Proteins found in one Brachypodium distachyon strain Bd21 chromosome 5, Brachypodium_distachyon_v3.0, whole genome shotgun sequence genomic segment:
- the LOC100826417 gene encoding uncharacterized protein LOC100826417, translated as MRKFVHLVLKYRHTLNEFSVRNIDTSRFFRPASMPPGPFSFPTEPSDLPPQAISFSPPYLGCGSAVAEMDFMLLGGEHNKLLAVDQEGNSILYDPIGNNTRAMPPLASPKSMSLSLTVGGTDLYAMNQIPSWPPTANPVFHDHDFEGILFDQQQQGYDCCALPPTPCRFKDFSPSHGSILSYVVAGGGSSIWITKHEMGTYSFDTRTRLWSKVGDWSLPILGRGEYVPEHKLWFGLSSSCHHHPSIHDIDTDLLCAVDLEMAQNQKPPVSCASWEHAVPPKEWDWSHVASYLMHLGSAKFCLARFFDSDRPPRQFAVFTGLEVERCVDEEKDQEGGLRMLKHRSEVYLLPSDMVFWVL; from the coding sequence ATGAGGAAGTTCGTGCATCTGGTGCTCAAGTACAGGCACACCCTCAACGAATTCTCGGTGCGCAACATCGACACGTCGCGATTTTTCCGCCCGGCGTCGATGCCGCCGGGGCCCTTTTCGTTTCCAACTGAGCCGTCCGACCTGCCTCCCCAAGCTATAAGCTTCTCCCCTCCCTACCTTGGCTGTGGTAGTGCCGTGGCCGAGATGGACTTCATGTTACTCGGCGGGGAGCACAACAAGTTACTCGCCGTGGACCAGGAGGGCAACTCCATCCTCTACGACCCCATCGGGAACAACACCCGCGCCATGCCGCCCCTCGCCTCCCCCAAGTCCATGTCCTTGTCCCTCACCGTCGGCGGCACCGACCTCTACGCCATGAACCAGATCCCCAGCTGGCCGCCGACCGCAAACCCCGTCTTCCACGACCACGACTTTGAAGGAATCCTCTTcgaccagcagcagcagggctATGACTGCTGTGCTCTCCCTCCGACTCCCTGCCGCTTCAAAGACTTCAGTCCTAGCCACGGCTCCATCCTCTCCTACGTGGTAGCTGGAGGCGGATCCAGCATCTGGATAACGAAGCATGAAATGGGCACCTATTCGTTCGACACCCGGACCAGGCTGTGGAGCAAGGTCGGCGACTGGTCCCTGCCCATTCTTGGCCGCGGTGAGTACGTCCCAGAGCACAAGCTCTGGTTTGGTCTCTCCTCGTCCTGCCACCACCACCCGAGCATCCACGATATTGACACTGACCTACTATGTGCCGTGGACCTCGAGATGGCGCAGAATCAGAAGCCGCCGGTCAGTTGTGCCAGCTGGGAGCATGCCGTTCCGCCCAAGGAGTGGGACTGGTCACATGTGGCCTCTTACCTCATGCACCTGGGCTCGGCCAAGTTCTGCCTCGCCAGGTTCTTCGACAGTGACAGGCCGCCCCGCCAGTTTGCGGTGTTCACTGGCTTGGAGGTGGAACGATGTGTCGACGAGGAGAAGGATCAGGAGGGAGGGCTCCGCATGTTGAAGCACAGGTCTGAGGTGTACCTGCTTCCGTCCGACATGGTCTTTTGGGTGCTCTGA